A segment of the bacterium genome:
GATCGCGGCCGCGATCCAGGAGTTCCCGGACGCGCCGCGACGCCTCCGCTACCTGGACTGGGGACTGGTCCCCCGCTGGTCGCGCGGCCCTGCCGGTGGCGTGCGCCCGATCAACGCCCGCTCGGAGACGGTCGCCGACAAGCCGGCCTTCCGCGACGCCTGGCGCCACCGCCGCTGCCTGGTGCCCGCCGACGGCTTCTACGAGTGGCAGCGCCGCGGCGGCGCGAAGCAGCCCTGGCTGTTCCGCCTGAAGGCCGGCCCCGGCTTCGCCATGGCCGGCATCTGGGAAACCTGGACCCCGGCCGATGGCAGCCCCCAGCACACCTGCGCCCTGCTCACCACCGAAGCCAACGCCCTCATGCTCCCCGTCCACGACCGCATGCCCGTCATCCTGCGCCCCGAGTCCTTCACCGACTGGCTCACCATGTCTCCTGAAGCCGCCCTATCCCTGCACGCCCTGATGCTCCCCTACCCCGCGGACGAGATGACCGCCTGGCCCGTCTCCCCCAACGTCAACTCCCCGCACAACGAC
Coding sequences within it:
- a CDS encoding SOS response-associated peptidase encodes the protein MCGRFTLTLTPEETARLLALEAALDVEPASPPRWNVAPGQPIAAAIQEFPDAPRRLRYLDWGLVPRWSRGPAGGVRPINARSETVADKPAFRDAWRHRRCLVPADGFYEWQRRGGAKQPWLFRLKAGPGFAMAGIWETWTPADGSPQHTCALLTTEANALMLPVHDRMPVILRPESFTDWLTMSPEAALSLHALMLPYPADEMTAWPVSPNVNSPHNDGPHLAEPVTPPNAGEQFRLLD